The proteins below come from a single Jaculus jaculus isolate mJacJac1 chromosome 12, mJacJac1.mat.Y.cur, whole genome shotgun sequence genomic window:
- the LOC123453721 gene encoding 60S ribosomal protein L32-like, giving the protein MAALRPLVKPKIVKKRTKKFIRHQSDRYVKIKRNWRKPRGIDNRVRRRFKGQILMPDIGYGSNKKTKHMLPSGFRKFLVHNVKELEVLLMCNKSYCAEIAHNVSSKNRKAIVERAAQLAIRVTNPNARLRSEENE; this is encoded by the coding sequence ATGGCTGCCCTCAGACCTCTGGTGAAGCCCAAGATTGTCAAAAAGAGGACCAAGAAGTTCATCCGGCACCAGTCAGACCGATATGTCAAAATTAAGCGTAACTGGCGGAAACCCAGAGGTATTGACAACAGGGTGCGGAGAAGATTCAAAGGCCAAATTCTGATGCCCGACATTGGTTATGggagcaacaagaaaacaaagcacatgCTGCCCAGTGGCTTCCGGAAGTTCCTGGTCCACAACGTCAAGGAGCTGGAAGTGCTGCTAATGTGCAACAAATCTTACTGTGCTGAGATTGCTCACAACGTTTCTTCGAAGAACCgcaaagccattgtggaaagagcGGCCCAGCTGGCTATTAGAGTCACCAATCCCAACGCCAGGCTGCGcagtgaagaaaatgaataa